The following is a genomic window from Sphingobacterium spiritivorum.
TTTTTACATCAACGGAACGAACGGGTACATGAATCAGGAATTCATGGCTTTACCTTACCATTTATACATGTTGTCTACACAGCATCAGGCTATCGAAGAAGTCAGACCCATTGCTTATGGTACGGCTTTGATACTGGTTGTAGTAGTTTTCCTGATGAATCTTACCGCATTCTATATCCGATATAAATACAGAAAAAATGATTAATAAACTTGCAGCTAACAATCTCAACTTAAGCTTTGGTAATAAACAGATTCTTAAGAATATTAATGTAGATTTTCCTGCCAATAAAGTTACTGCTCTGATAGGCCCTTCGGGTTGTGGAAAGAGTACATTGCTTCGTAGTTTCAACAGAATGCACGATTTATCTCCTGATGCCCGTATTGAAGGAAAACTATTGCTGGACGGACAGGATATTTACAGCAGGAATATACCCGTTACAGAAGTCAGGAAGCGTATCGGTATGGTTTTTCAAAAGGCAAATCCATTTCCGAAAAGCATCTATGAGAATATTGCTTATGGTCTCAAAATCAATAATCTGCCTTACGATAAATCAGTAATACAACGCACGTTAGAAGAAGCGTATTTATGGGATGAGGTGAAGGATGATCTGAAAAAACCTGCCGCCAGACTGTCCGGCGGACAGCAACAGCGTCTGTGCATAGCCCGTACAGTAGCGCTCCGGCCTGAAGTTATTCTGATGGATGAACCTTGTTCTGCGTTAGATCCGGTGAGTACACTGAAGATAGAGGAATTGATACTGAAACTGAAAGAAGAGTATACGATCGTCATTGTGACACATAATATGCAACAGGCTCAGCGTGTAGCAGATAAGACAGTATTTATGTACCTGGGTGAAGTAAAGGAAGAGGGGGCTACAGACCAGTTATTCAATGATCCGGCACATGAGATTACGAAAAACTATATTAAAGGTAAATTCGGATAGTCTATATAAAGTGCTGTGACACCCTTAAAATGGTATGTTTATCTGATAAAGATCAAACCCTGTTGAATAGACCGGAATTTCTTCCCGGATAATCTGTTAGGGATACTAATAGATTTTAACCGGTCTAAAGTAGACCTTCTTATAGGGATAATGAATTGTAAATCGTATTTTTAGACCTTACTAACTTCTAAGGCTTCCCATGTTATTGGGGTTACCTGACTATGAATAGACTAGCGATACAAATAAATGAGTGTGCAGCATAAACCTTCAGTTCTTGTTGAATATCCCTTAAACACCGGAGTGGAGTCGGATTTTGATTATATATATATGACTTATTTTGCTCCTTTGTGCTACTTTGCTTCTAAATTTGTCGATGATCAGGCTGTGGATATCGTAAATAGTTTATTTGCTAAACTATGGACGAGTGAAATTGTACTCAATAACGCTAATCACGCCCAATCTTTTTTGTATTTATCTGCCAGAAATGCCTGTCTGGATTTTATAAAAACCAGTGGAAGGGCCAAAGAAAGAGATGCAGAATTTAGTTATTTATACCAACTTTCTGAAAAAGAATTACAATTAGAGGTCGTATACGTGGAATATATGGCCGAAATCTATCGTGAAATTAATAATCTTCCGGTCCAGTGCAGTAAAATTATTAAGCTGAGTTATCTTGATGGGGTGAAAAATGAAAAAATAGCAGAGCAACTTAATATCAGCGTACAGACAGTTAAGAATCAAAAGTCAAAGGGCCTTAAAATATTGAGAAAACTATTTATCAATCATCCGGACAAGTATCTGTTTTTCCTTTTTCTGTTCAAATTGTAATTTTTTTTCATACGGGAGTAGTACGATAGGAGAAGTGCGTCGTATTAACAGTGAAGATGGAAAATCAGTATAGAATAATATATTTACTAACCGGTGAGAGAAAAGGTATTCTCAATCAGGAGGAGCTTCGTGAACTGGAGGAATGGATCAGTAAAGAAGAATCAAACCGGCTCTTTGCTGAACGACTCGCAGATTCGAAAAACCGGGATGAAAGTTTAAATAAACTGCAATATTTTGCAGATTCTCAGTCTTTATCCCAATTTAAACATACACATCAGCATCTTAAGCCTGCGCTTCGCAAATCTTTTATTAAAAATACTCCTTCGCTTTACTGGGCTGCAGCTATATTGTTTGTATTCTGTACTACAATAGCCCTGTACTTCACAATCAGTTCACAACCTGTTCAGCAGGAAGATCAACTCACAAGAGCCGGCAGAGATATTTCTCCCGGAAAAGATATAGCCATATTACAATTAGCCAACGGTAAGCATATAGCATTAGAAGAGTTGAAGAATGGCGAATCGCTGGATATTAATGGTTTACGGATTGTAAAATCTGCGGATGGCGAGATCTCCTACAGTTCGTCTTCCGCAAGTACAGATGTACATCTTACCAATCGTATTGTGACACCAAGAGGCGGGCAGTACAAAGTCAGGCTTTCTGACGGAACAAGGGTCTGGTTAGGAGCGGAGTCCGAACTGGAATACCCGGTTCAGTTTGAATCTGATAAACGGGAGGTGCGATTATCCGGAGAGGCTTTCTTTGAAGTAACACATGCACAAAACAATATAAACGAAAAGATTCCTTTTCAGGTAAAGATGTCATTGCAGACTATCGAGGTTTTGGGGACTTCTTTTAATGTTGCAGCCTACCCTCAGGACCGTACAAGCCGAACCACTTTAGTAAATGGTAAAATCAGGATCAATACGGCATATAGTTCGGATATCTTACGACCTGGTCAACAGGCGCTGGTTTCCAAAGATGCGAAGAATATTCAGGTGTACGAAGTAGATGTGTCAAATATGGATGAATGGAAAAATAAGAGCTTCAGATTTGAGGAAGAATCCATTCAGGAAATTATGAATAAAGTAGCCCGCTGGTATGATGTAGACATCATATACGAGGGGAAGATTACAGAAGAGCTCTTCTCCGGAGTAGTCTCTAAATATGAGAATCCTGCCAATGTACTTAAGTTATTGGAATTGACCGGAAAAGTTAAATTCAGAATAGAAGGAAGGAGGATTATCGTAATGGCTTAGATATTTACCCATAGACCGATAATTAAAAGATACAGAGCATTGCTCGCAACAATGCCCTGTAGATAATTGTCAGGTTATTCGCTTTGTATTGAACAATTATTATTACTTATAACCCTATACCAAATTTATGAAAATAAAGAACTATAAGAAGGCCTTTATGCGTATTAATCTTATTTTTATTTTTCTGCTTTCTTGTATTGTGAGTGCTTATTCTTCAGTGAGTTATGCGCAGAAGGTTAACCTCCATACGAGAAACGCCTCTA
Proteins encoded in this region:
- a CDS encoding sigma-70 family RNA polymerase sigma factor; this translates as MSVQHKPSVLVEYPLNTGVESDFDYIYMTYFAPLCYFASKFVDDQAVDIVNSLFAKLWTSEIVLNNANHAQSFLYLSARNACLDFIKTSGRAKERDAEFSYLYQLSEKELQLEVVYVEYMAEIYREINNLPVQCSKIIKLSYLDGVKNEKIAEQLNISVQTVKNQKSKGLKILRKLFINHPDKYLFFLFLFKL
- a CDS encoding FecR family protein, translating into MENQYRIIYLLTGERKGILNQEELRELEEWISKEESNRLFAERLADSKNRDESLNKLQYFADSQSLSQFKHTHQHLKPALRKSFIKNTPSLYWAAAILFVFCTTIALYFTISSQPVQQEDQLTRAGRDISPGKDIAILQLANGKHIALEELKNGESLDINGLRIVKSADGEISYSSSSASTDVHLTNRIVTPRGGQYKVRLSDGTRVWLGAESELEYPVQFESDKREVRLSGEAFFEVTHAQNNINEKIPFQVKMSLQTIEVLGTSFNVAAYPQDRTSRTTLVNGKIRINTAYSSDILRPGQQALVSKDAKNIQVYEVDVSNMDEWKNKSFRFEEESIQEIMNKVARWYDVDIIYEGKITEELFSGVVSKYENPANVLKLLELTGKVKFRIEGRRIIVMA
- the pstB gene encoding phosphate ABC transporter ATP-binding protein PstB: MINKLAANNLNLSFGNKQILKNINVDFPANKVTALIGPSGCGKSTLLRSFNRMHDLSPDARIEGKLLLDGQDIYSRNIPVTEVRKRIGMVFQKANPFPKSIYENIAYGLKINNLPYDKSVIQRTLEEAYLWDEVKDDLKKPAARLSGGQQQRLCIARTVALRPEVILMDEPCSALDPVSTLKIEELILKLKEEYTIVIVTHNMQQAQRVADKTVFMYLGEVKEEGATDQLFNDPAHEITKNYIKGKFG